One stretch of Pseudomonas fluorescens Q2-87 DNA includes these proteins:
- a CDS encoding DUF1780 domain-containing protein gives MDDSDYLRLLTIAAEQANAFLSNARKWERERWVCQRLLQGLNVPYRADEFAPAGEPPDVLFRDANFEVFFVLDEGRRLNDEWRDELQRRRSAFSLSQLVRREAKPRRIPANEFLLRLAPTLRKKAHNYTERGMDLGELDIIAFASLKREVLDLNSHFPPPTEYLRQGWRSLSLVGPTFARVLFAHPDAPDFLRGNLGRSIVFDVGISL, from the coding sequence ATGGATGATTCCGACTACTTACGCCTGCTGACCATCGCGGCCGAGCAAGCCAACGCCTTTCTCTCCAATGCCCGCAAATGGGAGCGTGAGCGTTGGGTCTGCCAGCGTCTGCTGCAAGGCTTGAACGTGCCGTACCGTGCCGACGAGTTCGCCCCTGCGGGAGAGCCGCCGGACGTGTTGTTTCGCGATGCCAATTTCGAGGTGTTTTTCGTGCTTGACGAGGGCCGTCGCCTCAATGACGAATGGCGCGACGAACTGCAACGGCGTCGCAGCGCATTTTCATTGAGCCAACTGGTGCGCCGCGAAGCCAAGCCACGCCGGATCCCGGCCAATGAGTTCCTGCTCCGGCTGGCCCCGACCCTGCGCAAGAAAGCCCACAACTACACCGAACGCGGCATGGACCTGGGGGAGTTGGACATCATTGCGTTCGCCAGCCTCAAGCGTGAAGTGCTGGACCTCAACAGCCACTTTCCGCCGCCCACCGAGTACCTGCGCCAGGGTTGGCGCTCACTGTCGCTGGTGGGGCCGACGTTTGCCCGGGTGCTGTTCGCCCACCCCGACGCACCGGATTTCCTGCGAGGCAACCTGGGCCGCAGCATCGTCTTCGATGTGGGGATCAGTCTTTGA
- a CDS encoding MOSC domain-containing protein — MSPLQELIGAVPQQGCVRWIGVRPEGHAPMIELDAVEARLEAGLTGDHARPGVRNARQVTLIQWEHLAVIGSLMGRPADRPVLPQELRRNIAVSGINLFSLKGRRFRIGQAIFETTGWCQPCARLERNLGEGTFQAVRGHGGITARVLKSGIIRLDDRLSVEPVPASGYAAFNAG, encoded by the coding sequence TTGAGCCCCCTGCAGGAATTGATTGGCGCAGTGCCGCAGCAGGGCTGCGTGCGCTGGATCGGCGTACGCCCCGAGGGGCACGCACCGATGATCGAACTGGACGCCGTGGAGGCGCGCCTGGAAGCAGGACTGACTGGCGATCATGCCCGTCCGGGAGTGCGCAATGCGCGACAGGTGACGTTGATCCAGTGGGAACACCTGGCCGTCATCGGCTCGCTGATGGGCCGCCCGGCGGATCGTCCCGTACTGCCGCAAGAGTTGCGCCGCAACATCGCCGTCAGCGGCATCAATCTGTTCAGCCTCAAGGGCCGACGCTTTCGCATCGGCCAGGCCATCTTCGAAACCACCGGCTGGTGCCAGCCCTGCGCACGCTTGGAGCGCAACTTGGGTGAAGGTACGTTTCAGGCCGTGCGCGGCCATGGTGGAATCACCGCACGAGTGTTAAAAAGTGGAATCATTCGCCTGGACGACCGCTTGAGCGTCGAGCCCGTCCCGGCGAGCGGCTACGCTGCTTTCAATGCCGGATAG
- the yacG gene encoding DNA gyrase inhibitor YacG has translation MSQTPTVDCPTCGAPVEWSPENKFRPFCSDRCKLIDLGAWASEEHKIPVSPDAEDELFSEDFEPRH, from the coding sequence ATGAGCCAAACCCCAACCGTCGATTGCCCTACCTGTGGCGCCCCTGTGGAATGGAGCCCGGAGAACAAGTTCCGGCCGTTCTGCTCCGATCGCTGCAAACTGATCGACCTGGGCGCCTGGGCGTCGGAGGAACACAAGATTCCAGTCAGTCCCGACGCCGAGGATGAGCTGTTCAGCGAAGATTTCGAGCCTCGCCATTAA
- the coaE gene encoding dephospho-CoA kinase (Dephospho-CoA kinase (CoaE) performs the final step in coenzyme A biosynthesis.) produces MNNRVEQPWILGLTGGIGSGKSAAAQHFIDLGVHVVDADHAARWVVEPGRPALAEIAGHFGPGVLQADGTLDRAALRKLIFEDAEERRWLEALLHPLIAEEIAHHLAQAQSPYAILVSPLLIESGQYAMAQRILVIDAPEQLQIKRTLQRDQTSEQQVQAILKAQSSRQDRLSHADDVVVNDRDLAWLHSEVERLHHFYLTLRGGQS; encoded by the coding sequence ATGAATAACCGTGTGGAACAACCCTGGATTCTCGGTCTGACCGGTGGCATCGGCAGCGGCAAGAGCGCGGCGGCCCAGCACTTCATCGACCTGGGCGTGCACGTTGTCGACGCCGATCATGCGGCGCGCTGGGTCGTCGAGCCGGGCCGTCCGGCGTTGGCTGAAATAGCCGGACACTTCGGTCCAGGTGTGTTGCAGGCCGACGGCACGCTGGACCGAGCGGCCCTGCGTAAACTGATCTTCGAAGATGCCGAGGAGCGTCGCTGGCTCGAAGCACTGTTGCATCCGCTGATCGCCGAGGAAATCGCTCACCATCTGGCCCAGGCACAATCACCCTACGCGATCCTGGTGTCGCCGCTGTTGATCGAGTCGGGGCAGTACGCCATGGCCCAGCGGATCCTGGTGATCGATGCGCCGGAACAATTGCAGATCAAGCGCACCTTGCAGCGCGACCAGACCAGCGAGCAGCAGGTCCAGGCGATCCTCAAGGCCCAATCCAGTCGCCAGGATCGCTTGAGCCACGCCGACGATGTGGTGGTCAATGACCGCGACCTCGCCTGGCTGCACAGCGAGGTCGAGCGCCTGCATCACTTTTACCTTACTTTGCGTGGAGGCCAATCATGA
- a CDS encoding energy-coupling factor ABC transporter permease: protein MIGAELLSPQTLAAGWLVYVPVLAWAVWRAPWVELFTDGRRQHLLFGTVLALFMLWLVRRDFDTGVSYHFIGMTAVTLLLDWPLAILGGFCAQLALVLLGRQDMAAIGVNGALLILLPVLITECCAILVERAQPRNLFVYIFCSGFLAAALSALACLLLGLGLLWYDGIFAMPYWLEDFVGYLWLIIFPEAFINGMVISALVVFSPEWLETFNRTRYLSAPWNDDDKP, encoded by the coding sequence ATGATCGGCGCCGAACTGCTCTCACCCCAGACCCTGGCGGCCGGCTGGCTGGTTTATGTGCCGGTGCTGGCCTGGGCCGTATGGCGGGCGCCGTGGGTCGAGTTGTTCACCGACGGCCGTCGCCAGCACTTGTTGTTCGGCACCGTGCTGGCACTGTTCATGTTGTGGCTGGTGCGACGGGACTTCGACACGGGCGTCTCGTATCATTTCATTGGCATGACGGCCGTGACGTTGCTGCTGGACTGGCCGCTGGCGATCCTCGGTGGATTTTGTGCCCAGCTTGCGTTGGTGTTGCTGGGGCGCCAGGACATGGCGGCGATAGGCGTCAATGGCGCGCTGCTGATCCTGTTGCCGGTACTGATCACCGAGTGCTGCGCGATCCTGGTAGAGCGCGCCCAGCCGCGTAATCTGTTTGTGTATATCTTCTGTTCCGGGTTTCTCGCCGCCGCACTTTCGGCGTTGGCCTGCCTGCTGCTGGGGCTTGGCTTGCTGTGGTACGACGGCATATTCGCCATGCCTTATTGGCTGGAGGATTTCGTCGGTTATCTCTGGCTGATCATTTTTCCCGAAGCGTTCATCAACGGCATGGTGATCAGCGCGCTGGTGGTATTCAGCCCCGAATGGCTGGAGACCTTCAACCGCACGCGCTACTTGTCGGCGCCCTGGAACGATGACGACAAGCCTTGA